aGTCGTGCTAATGGAGGTGGCccagcagagggaagcaggccctgagGTCCCGCTGACTGGCCTTACCCCTCCCCTTGGAGGAGCTTCTGAGCgggagtggggtggagaggggcGGCCCCAGGCTTGCTCAGGTAGACCCCTGCTTCTTGGTCGGGGCGGCGCCGCGGAGTTCGGCTCCTCAAGCCAGCCAGGCTGGGGAATAAACGCGGGATGACCGGGCCGCCAGAGGAGCGGCCCGCGTGCGGGAAGGACCGCGTGGCTGTGGTCACACGCCCGAGCTGTTTGTGGAGTTGGCCCCCGCCAGGAGCTTGTGTCCTGGAGGCCAGGCTGGGCCAGTCTTGTCGCCGCGCACCCGGCGTGCTAGGGACGCGGAGGGTCTAGGGCAGGCGCTCCGGAAAAGCGCGGAGCGAGACTCGGGTCTCTACCTGGGCCTCCCGGCTCTGAAACGCCCGCGAACCCACCATGGGAGGCCGCCCTCGGGTCCACCTCGGGGCCGCGCTCGGCCGGGGATCAGGCCTGGGTCTGTCCGAGCCGGGAGCTCGGAATTCCCCGGGTGGCCGGAGGAAGCGTAGGCGGGACGACGGCGGAGATGCGGAGAGCCCCAGGGCGCGTGGAGCAAGGACTCCCCGctccaccttcccccacccccacccctccaggccCCCTCACCGCCAACCACCGCCACCTGGCCCCCCGCCGGCGACCAGCGCCCCCTGCGGAGAAGCGCGCTGCAGCCCAAgcacgccccgcccccgccccgccccgacgTGGGCGCCGCCCAATCGTAGGGCCGCCGGCGCGCGCGTCACGGGTGCCCCATTGTTATGCAAATATAAAGGGGGGTAAAAGGCGGCCTGGCGCGGCGGGCGGGCGAGAGCAGCTGCGCGTGGGGAGGCGCGTGGGACCCGCGTGGGAGCAGCAGCAAGCAGGGACCGGGAACGCGCGGCGCCGCCGCCGGGCCCACAGGCCCCCGCGAGCGCAGTGCCCGCCCCCGTCGCCCGCCCACCCGGGCGCGGCTGGATGCGGCGGGGGCCCCGCGGCGGCGGCGCCCGGTCCCCAGCGCCCGGAACGCCCAGGAGCGGCGTGCGGGGCCCGGGGGCTCCGCGCCCTCCATGCGCCGAGGCGCGCCCCGAGACAGCCAGGGGCCcgcgccgcagccgccgccgccgccgcccgcgctgAGCCCCGGCGCAGCCCGCGGCCCGCGCCCGGCGGCAGCATGAGCCAGGCCGAGCTGTCCACCTGCTCGGCGCCGCAGACGCAGCGCATCTTCCAGGAGGCCGTGCGCAAGGGCAACACGCAGGAGCTGCAGTCGCTGCTGCAGAACATGACCAACTGCGAGTTCAACGTGAACTCGTTCGGGCCCGAGGGCCAGACGGCGCTGCACCAGTCGGTCATCGACGGCAACCTGGAGCTCGTGAAGCTGCTGGTCAAGTTCGGCGCCGACATCCGCCTGGCCAACCGCGACGGCTGGAGCGCGCTGCACATCGCCGCGTTCGGCGGCCACCAGGACATCGTGCTCTATCTCATCACCAAGGCCAAGTACGCGGGCGGCGGCCGGTGATGCCCATCCCCGGACCCGGACGCGGGCCTCGAGCGTGTCGTCTGCTGTACCTTCCCGCCAACTACCTCGGTGCGCACCGGGCTCTCCGGCCCAGAGGCCACGACGAGTCAGGCGCGCGCGTCCGCGCCCACGGGGGCCGCGCGGCGCCCGCTGCCAGGGGTCGACGCCCCCGCGCGGCCGCGGGGACCCGGGCCGAGGGCTTCCCACGGCCCCGCCCGCCGCctcgtggtggtggtggggcgttgtgcgggaggtgggggcggggcgcgggctgCAGCCCCTTTGAAATTTGAGTCTCGCTACCAGCAAGTTCGGAGTTCCCGAGACACCGGATCCTCCGGGCAGAATGTTTTCTCCCGAAGGTGGAAAGCGGGCGTCGGGGACGCCGGCCTCGGGGCGCCCCGCCGCCCGCAGGACCCGCGGCCGAAGCCCGCAGTCGCCTAGGGGCCACGGCGGGGCGTCTGCGGCCCGGACGCGCGATGGTGGAGACGCTTCGCTGTTCCTGGGGTTCTAAACTATTtatcatgtgtgtgtatatttgtggGTGAAGTTTGTgcgcctgattttttttttttttttttttttttttttggtttggaaaATACTGTGCGTGGTCATTGCGGTTATAGGGGAGATGCATTTCTGTTTCCTAGTCTTAAAACTAAAACTTGAGTCTGTCGTTTCTTGGTTGCACTGAAAGTACCGCCCCGCCCGAAGGCTCTCCCGTGCTAGTCCCTCTGCCTCggttctctgtcccctccccctcgcCCCTGCCTCCTCCCGTCTCTCCTTCTTACACTCGGAC
This is a stretch of genomic DNA from Mustela lutreola isolate mMusLut2 chromosome 12, mMusLut2.pri, whole genome shotgun sequence. It encodes these proteins:
- the NRARP gene encoding notch-regulated ankyrin repeat-containing protein; translated protein: MSQAELSTCSAPQTQRIFQEAVRKGNTQELQSLLQNMTNCEFNVNSFGPEGQTALHQSVIDGNLELVKLLVKFGADIRLANRDGWSALHIAAFGGHQDIVLYLITKAKYAGGGR